A single genomic interval of Mangifera indica cultivar Alphonso chromosome 5, CATAS_Mindica_2.1, whole genome shotgun sequence harbors:
- the LOC123217282 gene encoding protein PHYTOCHROME-DEPENDENT LATE-FLOWERING-like isoform X5: MKIQDYRNCLNGRGIASLNKSPVVHRVLLKMCMEIVIKDIYSVSNDSWSYEDLLTVESLIWKALQPDLHLNPGAHEDRLCIEPWTKKLDLGITSGRKRRRLADALATNPTFSSENNKGAPCSEPTVSSSILNLQENSGMLETTLQHSRFTRGSNHQMRDSSSLSTMVDLTPLNLSPVEMQHFSGHNSLTKETTSLVFREQGRCETHAIQRPIIRIPKQEPLDFSQQQPTWSQSDTMIATERLQKQGNTFSHWKPEAGIVPYERFHGRRSPTLSKNSGQQAVLEGIPKLCAGMPTTVKQEPVETNNFSGLDVKRIRDSCIGMDVRSNRSNLLQLKQHPSPVSGMNISSSSSSWNQITHDQNSGKDVVTQKRKALQNPRVTAGVSIAPVSSHQNGSVQREASISAKRRKNPCPKDMISDELSICNNPNALSAIRLQYGNPNLPQTSGAKGDLQRFLKIDEITRRNGLKKKRHNVEETLQEKRSFSISKFAREFSKVDGTEEIPQSENMADTTVNAAKTLTLRFGHKSHIHQGDDISKIDSKACLNLVMVKRRDEGFVEASIIYGQQEGTVIPLLPTLSCTKHYADQFAKQFSDLMEREGCCVVSKSVEPQLSNTEGFSITQHPTVTGGVTQAGRVPDQLLPPTLMPQLSNSMLLPMNDSALTSYLGQLQPKTLYSGGHLLHPGNVQLTQQSFGSNPSRLMSSIAAQGNLVRQQWHQNKQNHPQSQLSHRQREQLIHKIKMEEDLGAVVGGLNLPHLAGGIQGLGKFGRGSFNNVMGCLGGSLYHVPMGGQLPWIGNMSQFNNIGSNVPGSLDIKSHFGGVSDNANTAAAALAKLRAANGQGQTLMGGYQYLRNIGGISSQPPNLQDMAFLLTNQQFWRYQQLQQYPPQQHQQQQLGLISVLQPTEVNSSVDEYMGLPQTQVHSISSLQLNSGATLRQFNRNMMFAPESSELSTRAHSSSVANSSSGKSSNLSVFSKDKGVYRSSRP; this comes from the exons atgaaG ATTCAAGATTATCGCAATTGTTTGAATGGAAGGGGTATTGCTTCTTTGAATAAATCTCCGGTTGTTCATAGAGTGCTCCTAAAAATGTGCATGGAAATTGTGATAAAGGATATATATTCGGTGTCAAATGATTCTTGGTCCTATGAAGATCTACTG ACAGTTGAGTCCCTCATTTGGAAGGCTTTGCAACCTGATCTCCATCTGAACCCAGGGGCACATGAGGACAGATTATGCATAGAACCCTGGACTAAGAAG CTCGATTTGGGAATCACCTCTGGTAGGAAAAGGAGAAGGTTAGCTGACGCTCTAGCTACTAACCCAACTTTTAGCAGTGAAAATAACAAAGGGGCTCCATGTTCAGAGCCAACTGTTTCTAGCTCAATTCTGAATTTACAAGAGAATAGTGGTATGTTGGAGACCACACTGCAGCACAGTCGTTTTACCAGGGGATCTAACCATCAGATGCGGGATAGTTCCAGCCTATCTACCATGGTAGATCTGACACCATTGAATCTTTCCCCTGTCGAAATGCAACACTTTAGTGGACATAACAGTCTTACAAAAGAAACCACTTCATTGGTTTTTCGTGAGCAGGGCAGATGTGAAACACATGCCATTCAGAGACCTATCATCAGGATTCCCAAGCAAGAGCCCTTGGATTTCTCTCAACAGCAGCCTACTTGGAGTCAGTCTGACACCATGATCGCAACTGAGCGACTGCAGAAGCAAGGTAATACTTTCTCACATTGGAAACCTGAAGCTGGAATAGTTCCATATGAAAGATTTCATGGCAGGAGAAGCCCCACACTATCAAAAAATAGTGGTCAACAGGCAGTTCTTGAAGGTATCCCGAAGCTGTGTGCTGGAATGCCAACTACTGTGAAGCAAGAACCTGTTGAAACAAATAACTTCTCTGGTTTAGATGTTAAAAGGATCAGGGATAGCTGCATTGGTATGGATGTGAGAAGTAATAGATCTAATCTTTTACAACTAAAGCAGCATCCATCACCAGTATCTGGAATGAATATCTCTTCTTCTAGCTCATCTTGGAATCAGATTACCCATGACCAAAATTCTGGAAAGGATGTTGTCACCCAAAAGAGGAAAGCTTTGCAAAATCCTCGCGTTACAGCTGGTGTGAGCATTGCACCGGTAAGTTCCCATCAGAATGGGTCTGTGCAAAGAGAGGCTTCTATATCTGCAAAGCGAAGAAAGAATCCATGTCCTAAGGACATGATAAGTGATGAACTTTCTATATGCAACAATCCAAATGCACTCAGCGCGATTAGACTTCAATATGGAAATCCTAACTTACCACAAACCTCAGGAGCTAAAGGTGATCTGCAGAGGTTTTTGAAGATTGATGAGATAACTCGAAG GAATggcttgaaaaagaaaaggcacAATGTGGAAGAAACTTTGCAAGAGAAACGATCATTCTCCATTAGCAAATTTGCTCGTGAATTTTCTAAAGTTGATGGGACTGAAGAAATTCCTCAGTCAGAGAATATGGCTGACACAACTGTCAATGCAGCAAAGACTTTAACATTGAGATTTGGACACAAATCTCATATCCATCAAG gGGATGATATTTCTAAGATTGACAGCAAAGCTTGCTTGAATTTGGTTATGGTTAAAAGACGAGATGAAGGATTTGTTGAAGCCAGCATTATTTATGGACAGCAAGAAGGAACTGTTATTCCTCTTCTGCCAACTCTTTCTTGCACTAAG CATTATGCAGACCAATTTGCCAAACAATTCAGTGACTTG ATGGAACGTGAAGGTTGCTGCGTAGTCAGTAAAAGCGTGGAGCCTCAACTCTCGAATACTGAAGGTTTCTCAATAACTCAGCATCCTACTGTTACTGGTGGAGTTACTCAAGCAGGCAGAGTGCCTGACCAGCTTTTACCCCCCACTTTGATGCCACAGCTATCGAATTCTATGCTCCTTCCCATGAATGACAGTGCCTTAACCAGTTACTTGGGACAACTACAGCCAAAGACTCTTTACTCTGGAGGCCATCTGCTCCACCCGGGAAATGTTCAATTAACTCAACAATCCTTTGGAAGTAATCCATCGAGATTAATGTCCAGCATTGCTGCACAAGGGAACCTTGTGCGACAGCAATGGCACCAGAATAAACAGAATCATCCACAGTCCCAGCTGTCACATAGACAGAGAGAACAACtcattcataaaattaaaatggagGAAGACTTGGGAGCAGTTGTGGGTGGCCTGAATTTGCCACACTTAGCTGGAGGCATCCAGGGGCTTGGAAAGTTTGGTCGAGGTTCCTTCAATAATGTTATGGGCTGCCTTGGAGGCTCACTCTATCATGTTCCAATGGGAGGACAACTCCCTTGGATTGGCAATATGAGTCAGTTTAACAATATTGGTAGCAATGTACCTGGTTCACTTGATATTAAGTCGCACTTTGGTGGTGTTTCTGATAATGCAAATACAGCTGCTGCAGCTTTGGCAAAACTGAGGGCAGCAAATGGGCAAGGGCAAACCTTAATGGGTGGATATCAATATCTGAGAAACATTGGTGGAATTTCAAGCCAGCCACCAAATCTTCAAGACATGGCATTTCTCTTAACCAACCAGCAGTTCTGGCGGTATCAGCAGCTGCAGCAGTATCCGCCACAGCAGCATCAGCAGCAGCAACTAGGACTGATATCAGTTCTCCAGCCAACAGAAGTGAATAGCTCAGTTGATGAATACATGGGTTTacctcaaactcaagttcacTCCATAAGCTCACTACAACTGAACTCTGGGGCAACTCTGAGGCAGTTTAACAGGAATATGATGTTTGCTCCAGAAAGCTCAGAGCTGAGCACACGAGCACACAGCAGCTCTGTGGCCAACAGCAGCTCTGGCAAGTCAAGTAATTTGTCTGTTTTTTCAAAGGACAAGGGCGTATACAGATCTTCCAGACCCTGA
- the LOC123217282 gene encoding protein PHYTOCHROME-DEPENDENT LATE-FLOWERING-like isoform X4 produces MKGERSSEHANVLAKSGRHLVTEDMEVSFSLNLFKDGFCFGEPSKFLNYVPEKLYPYNQATEMIFIAIEYGMLPGDLFDNLPCKFTDGTILCEIQDYRNCLNGRGIASLNKSPVVHRVLLKMCMEIVIKDIYSVSNDSWSYEDLLTVESLIWKALQPDLHLNPGAHEDRLCIEPWTKKLDLGITSGRKRRRLADALATNPTFSSENNKGAPCSEPTVSSSILNLQENSGMLETTLQHSRFTRGSNHQMRDSSSLSTMVDLTPLNLSPVEMQHFSGHNSLTKETTSLVFREQGRCETHAIQRPIIRIPKQEPLDFSQQQPTWSQSDTMIATERLQKQGNTFSHWKPEAGIVPYERFHGRRSPTLSKNSGQQAVLEGIPKLCAGMPTTVKQEPVETNNFSGLDVKRIRDSCIGMDVRSNRSNLLQLKQHPSPVSGMNISSSSSSWNQITHDQNSGKDVVTQKRKALQNPRVTAGVSIAPVSSHQNGSVQREASISAKRRKNPCPKDMISDELSICNNPNALSAIRLQYGNPNLPQTSGAKGDLQRFLKIDEITRRNGLKKKRHNVEETLQEKRSFSISKFAREFSKVDGTEEIPQSENMADTTVNAAKTLTLRFGHKSHIHQGDDISKIDSKACLNLVMVKRRDEGFVEASIIYGQQEGTVIPLLPTLSCTKHYADQFAKQFSDLMEREGCCVVSKSVEPQLSNTEGFSITQHPTVTGGVTQAGRVPDQLLPPTLMPQLSNSMLLPMNDSALTSYLGQLQPKTLYSGGHLLHPGNVQLTQQSFGSNPSRLMSSIAAQGNLVRQQWHQNKQNHPQSQLSHRQREQLIHKIKMEEDLGAVVGGLNLPHLAGGIQGLGKFGRGSFNNVMGCLGGSLYHVPMGGQLPWIGNMSQFNNIGSNVPGSLDIKSHFGGVSDNANTAAAALAKLRAANGQGQTLMGGYQYLRNIGGISSQPPNLQDMAFLLTNQQFWRYQQLQQYPPQQHQQQQLGLISVLQPTEVNSSVDEYMGLPQTQVHSISSLQLNSGATLRQFNRNMMFAPESSELSTRAHSSSVANSSSGKSSNLSVFSKDKGVYRSSRP; encoded by the exons ATGAAAGGAGAGAGGTCTTCTGAACATGCTAATGTATTGGCCAAGTCCGGACGACATTTGGTTACAGAAG ATATGGAGGTATCCTTTTCTCTGAATTTATTCAAGGATGGCTTCTGCTTTGGAGAACCCTCTAAG TTCCTCAACTATGTACCGGAAAAATTGTATCCTTATAATCAAGCAACAGAAATGATTTTCATC GCAATTGAGTATGGTATGTTGCCTGGAGATCTCTTTGATAACTTACCCTGCAAGTTCACAGATGGCACAATTCTTTGTGAG ATTCAAGATTATCGCAATTGTTTGAATGGAAGGGGTATTGCTTCTTTGAATAAATCTCCGGTTGTTCATAGAGTGCTCCTAAAAATGTGCATGGAAATTGTGATAAAGGATATATATTCGGTGTCAAATGATTCTTGGTCCTATGAAGATCTACTG ACAGTTGAGTCCCTCATTTGGAAGGCTTTGCAACCTGATCTCCATCTGAACCCAGGGGCACATGAGGACAGATTATGCATAGAACCCTGGACTAAGAAG CTCGATTTGGGAATCACCTCTGGTAGGAAAAGGAGAAGGTTAGCTGACGCTCTAGCTACTAACCCAACTTTTAGCAGTGAAAATAACAAAGGGGCTCCATGTTCAGAGCCAACTGTTTCTAGCTCAATTCTGAATTTACAAGAGAATAGTGGTATGTTGGAGACCACACTGCAGCACAGTCGTTTTACCAGGGGATCTAACCATCAGATGCGGGATAGTTCCAGCCTATCTACCATGGTAGATCTGACACCATTGAATCTTTCCCCTGTCGAAATGCAACACTTTAGTGGACATAACAGTCTTACAAAAGAAACCACTTCATTGGTTTTTCGTGAGCAGGGCAGATGTGAAACACATGCCATTCAGAGACCTATCATCAGGATTCCCAAGCAAGAGCCCTTGGATTTCTCTCAACAGCAGCCTACTTGGAGTCAGTCTGACACCATGATCGCAACTGAGCGACTGCAGAAGCAAGGTAATACTTTCTCACATTGGAAACCTGAAGCTGGAATAGTTCCATATGAAAGATTTCATGGCAGGAGAAGCCCCACACTATCAAAAAATAGTGGTCAACAGGCAGTTCTTGAAGGTATCCCGAAGCTGTGTGCTGGAATGCCAACTACTGTGAAGCAAGAACCTGTTGAAACAAATAACTTCTCTGGTTTAGATGTTAAAAGGATCAGGGATAGCTGCATTGGTATGGATGTGAGAAGTAATAGATCTAATCTTTTACAACTAAAGCAGCATCCATCACCAGTATCTGGAATGAATATCTCTTCTTCTAGCTCATCTTGGAATCAGATTACCCATGACCAAAATTCTGGAAAGGATGTTGTCACCCAAAAGAGGAAAGCTTTGCAAAATCCTCGCGTTACAGCTGGTGTGAGCATTGCACCGGTAAGTTCCCATCAGAATGGGTCTGTGCAAAGAGAGGCTTCTATATCTGCAAAGCGAAGAAAGAATCCATGTCCTAAGGACATGATAAGTGATGAACTTTCTATATGCAACAATCCAAATGCACTCAGCGCGATTAGACTTCAATATGGAAATCCTAACTTACCACAAACCTCAGGAGCTAAAGGTGATCTGCAGAGGTTTTTGAAGATTGATGAGATAACTCGAAG GAATggcttgaaaaagaaaaggcacAATGTGGAAGAAACTTTGCAAGAGAAACGATCATTCTCCATTAGCAAATTTGCTCGTGAATTTTCTAAAGTTGATGGGACTGAAGAAATTCCTCAGTCAGAGAATATGGCTGACACAACTGTCAATGCAGCAAAGACTTTAACATTGAGATTTGGACACAAATCTCATATCCATCAAG gGGATGATATTTCTAAGATTGACAGCAAAGCTTGCTTGAATTTGGTTATGGTTAAAAGACGAGATGAAGGATTTGTTGAAGCCAGCATTATTTATGGACAGCAAGAAGGAACTGTTATTCCTCTTCTGCCAACTCTTTCTTGCACTAAG CATTATGCAGACCAATTTGCCAAACAATTCAGTGACTTG ATGGAACGTGAAGGTTGCTGCGTAGTCAGTAAAAGCGTGGAGCCTCAACTCTCGAATACTGAAGGTTTCTCAATAACTCAGCATCCTACTGTTACTGGTGGAGTTACTCAAGCAGGCAGAGTGCCTGACCAGCTTTTACCCCCCACTTTGATGCCACAGCTATCGAATTCTATGCTCCTTCCCATGAATGACAGTGCCTTAACCAGTTACTTGGGACAACTACAGCCAAAGACTCTTTACTCTGGAGGCCATCTGCTCCACCCGGGAAATGTTCAATTAACTCAACAATCCTTTGGAAGTAATCCATCGAGATTAATGTCCAGCATTGCTGCACAAGGGAACCTTGTGCGACAGCAATGGCACCAGAATAAACAGAATCATCCACAGTCCCAGCTGTCACATAGACAGAGAGAACAACtcattcataaaattaaaatggagGAAGACTTGGGAGCAGTTGTGGGTGGCCTGAATTTGCCACACTTAGCTGGAGGCATCCAGGGGCTTGGAAAGTTTGGTCGAGGTTCCTTCAATAATGTTATGGGCTGCCTTGGAGGCTCACTCTATCATGTTCCAATGGGAGGACAACTCCCTTGGATTGGCAATATGAGTCAGTTTAACAATATTGGTAGCAATGTACCTGGTTCACTTGATATTAAGTCGCACTTTGGTGGTGTTTCTGATAATGCAAATACAGCTGCTGCAGCTTTGGCAAAACTGAGGGCAGCAAATGGGCAAGGGCAAACCTTAATGGGTGGATATCAATATCTGAGAAACATTGGTGGAATTTCAAGCCAGCCACCAAATCTTCAAGACATGGCATTTCTCTTAACCAACCAGCAGTTCTGGCGGTATCAGCAGCTGCAGCAGTATCCGCCACAGCAGCATCAGCAGCAGCAACTAGGACTGATATCAGTTCTCCAGCCAACAGAAGTGAATAGCTCAGTTGATGAATACATGGGTTTacctcaaactcaagttcacTCCATAAGCTCACTACAACTGAACTCTGGGGCAACTCTGAGGCAGTTTAACAGGAATATGATGTTTGCTCCAGAAAGCTCAGAGCTGAGCACACGAGCACACAGCAGCTCTGTGGCCAACAGCAGCTCTGGCAAGTCAAGTAATTTGTCTGTTTTTTCAAAGGACAAGGGCGTATACAGATCTTCCAGACCCTGA
- the LOC123217282 gene encoding protein PHYTOCHROME-DEPENDENT LATE-FLOWERING-like isoform X2 has protein sequence MGVSFKLGKVRKRYRHDVEDTQVLDAEPEFGVGEGNFTMKGERSSEHANVLAKSGRHLVTEDMEVSFSLNLFKDGFCFGEPSKFLNYVPEKLYPYNQATEMIFIAIEYGMLPGDLFDNLPCKFTDGTILCEIQDYRNCLNGRGIASLNKSPVVHRVLLKMCMEIVIKDIYSVSNDSWSYEDLLTVESLIWKALQPDLHLNPGAHEDRLCIEPWTKKLDLGITSGRKRRRLADALATNPTFSSENNKGAPCSEPTVSSSILNLQENSGMLETTLQHSRFTRGSNHQMRDSSSLSTMVDLTPLNLSPVEMQHFSGHNSLTKETTSLVFREQGRCETHAIQRPIIRIPKQEPLDFSQQQPTWSQSDTMIATERLQKQGNTFSHWKPEAGIVPYERFHGRRSPTLSKNSGQQAVLEGIPKLCAGMPTTVKQEPVETNNFSGLDVKRIRDSCIGMDVRSNRSNLLQLKQHPSPVSGMNISSSSSSWNQITHDQNSGKDVVTQKRKALQNPRVTAGVSIAPVSSHQNGSVQREASISAKRRKNPCPKDMISDELSICNNPNALSAIRLQYGNPNLPQTSGAKGDLQRFLKIDEITRRNGLKKKRHNVEETLQEKRSFSISKFAREFSKVDGTEEIPQSENMADTTVNAAKTLTLRFGHKSHIHQGDDISKIDSKACLNLVMVKRRDEGFVEASIIYGQQEGTVIPLLPTLSCTKHYADQFAKQFSDLMEREGCCVVSKSVEPQLSNTEGFSITQHPTVTGGVTQAGRVPDQLLPPTLMPQLSNSMLLPMNDSALTSYLGQLQPKTLYSGGHLLHPGNVQLTQQSFGSNPSRLMSSIAAQGNLVRQQWHQNKQNHPQSQLSHRQREQLIHKIKMEEDLGAVVGGLNLPHLAGGIQGLGKFGRGSFNNVMGCLGGSLYHVPMGGQLPWIGNMSQFNNIGSNVPGSLDIKSHFGGVSDNANTAAAALAKLRAANGQGQTLMGGYQYLRNIGGISSQPPNLQDMAFLLTNQQFWRYQQLQQYPPQQHQQQQLGLISVLQPTEVNSSVDEYMGLPQTQVHSISSLQLNSGATLRQFNRNMMFAPESSELSTRAHSSSVANSSSGKSSNLSVFSKDKGVYRSSRP, from the exons GGTAATTTTACTATGAAAGGAGAGAGGTCTTCTGAACATGCTAATGTATTGGCCAAGTCCGGACGACATTTGGTTACAGAAG ATATGGAGGTATCCTTTTCTCTGAATTTATTCAAGGATGGCTTCTGCTTTGGAGAACCCTCTAAG TTCCTCAACTATGTACCGGAAAAATTGTATCCTTATAATCAAGCAACAGAAATGATTTTCATC GCAATTGAGTATGGTATGTTGCCTGGAGATCTCTTTGATAACTTACCCTGCAAGTTCACAGATGGCACAATTCTTTGTGAG ATTCAAGATTATCGCAATTGTTTGAATGGAAGGGGTATTGCTTCTTTGAATAAATCTCCGGTTGTTCATAGAGTGCTCCTAAAAATGTGCATGGAAATTGTGATAAAGGATATATATTCGGTGTCAAATGATTCTTGGTCCTATGAAGATCTACTG ACAGTTGAGTCCCTCATTTGGAAGGCTTTGCAACCTGATCTCCATCTGAACCCAGGGGCACATGAGGACAGATTATGCATAGAACCCTGGACTAAGAAG CTCGATTTGGGAATCACCTCTGGTAGGAAAAGGAGAAGGTTAGCTGACGCTCTAGCTACTAACCCAACTTTTAGCAGTGAAAATAACAAAGGGGCTCCATGTTCAGAGCCAACTGTTTCTAGCTCAATTCTGAATTTACAAGAGAATAGTGGTATGTTGGAGACCACACTGCAGCACAGTCGTTTTACCAGGGGATCTAACCATCAGATGCGGGATAGTTCCAGCCTATCTACCATGGTAGATCTGACACCATTGAATCTTTCCCCTGTCGAAATGCAACACTTTAGTGGACATAACAGTCTTACAAAAGAAACCACTTCATTGGTTTTTCGTGAGCAGGGCAGATGTGAAACACATGCCATTCAGAGACCTATCATCAGGATTCCCAAGCAAGAGCCCTTGGATTTCTCTCAACAGCAGCCTACTTGGAGTCAGTCTGACACCATGATCGCAACTGAGCGACTGCAGAAGCAAGGTAATACTTTCTCACATTGGAAACCTGAAGCTGGAATAGTTCCATATGAAAGATTTCATGGCAGGAGAAGCCCCACACTATCAAAAAATAGTGGTCAACAGGCAGTTCTTGAAGGTATCCCGAAGCTGTGTGCTGGAATGCCAACTACTGTGAAGCAAGAACCTGTTGAAACAAATAACTTCTCTGGTTTAGATGTTAAAAGGATCAGGGATAGCTGCATTGGTATGGATGTGAGAAGTAATAGATCTAATCTTTTACAACTAAAGCAGCATCCATCACCAGTATCTGGAATGAATATCTCTTCTTCTAGCTCATCTTGGAATCAGATTACCCATGACCAAAATTCTGGAAAGGATGTTGTCACCCAAAAGAGGAAAGCTTTGCAAAATCCTCGCGTTACAGCTGGTGTGAGCATTGCACCGGTAAGTTCCCATCAGAATGGGTCTGTGCAAAGAGAGGCTTCTATATCTGCAAAGCGAAGAAAGAATCCATGTCCTAAGGACATGATAAGTGATGAACTTTCTATATGCAACAATCCAAATGCACTCAGCGCGATTAGACTTCAATATGGAAATCCTAACTTACCACAAACCTCAGGAGCTAAAGGTGATCTGCAGAGGTTTTTGAAGATTGATGAGATAACTCGAAG GAATggcttgaaaaagaaaaggcacAATGTGGAAGAAACTTTGCAAGAGAAACGATCATTCTCCATTAGCAAATTTGCTCGTGAATTTTCTAAAGTTGATGGGACTGAAGAAATTCCTCAGTCAGAGAATATGGCTGACACAACTGTCAATGCAGCAAAGACTTTAACATTGAGATTTGGACACAAATCTCATATCCATCAAG gGGATGATATTTCTAAGATTGACAGCAAAGCTTGCTTGAATTTGGTTATGGTTAAAAGACGAGATGAAGGATTTGTTGAAGCCAGCATTATTTATGGACAGCAAGAAGGAACTGTTATTCCTCTTCTGCCAACTCTTTCTTGCACTAAG CATTATGCAGACCAATTTGCCAAACAATTCAGTGACTTG ATGGAACGTGAAGGTTGCTGCGTAGTCAGTAAAAGCGTGGAGCCTCAACTCTCGAATACTGAAGGTTTCTCAATAACTCAGCATCCTACTGTTACTGGTGGAGTTACTCAAGCAGGCAGAGTGCCTGACCAGCTTTTACCCCCCACTTTGATGCCACAGCTATCGAATTCTATGCTCCTTCCCATGAATGACAGTGCCTTAACCAGTTACTTGGGACAACTACAGCCAAAGACTCTTTACTCTGGAGGCCATCTGCTCCACCCGGGAAATGTTCAATTAACTCAACAATCCTTTGGAAGTAATCCATCGAGATTAATGTCCAGCATTGCTGCACAAGGGAACCTTGTGCGACAGCAATGGCACCAGAATAAACAGAATCATCCACAGTCCCAGCTGTCACATAGACAGAGAGAACAACtcattcataaaattaaaatggagGAAGACTTGGGAGCAGTTGTGGGTGGCCTGAATTTGCCACACTTAGCTGGAGGCATCCAGGGGCTTGGAAAGTTTGGTCGAGGTTCCTTCAATAATGTTATGGGCTGCCTTGGAGGCTCACTCTATCATGTTCCAATGGGAGGACAACTCCCTTGGATTGGCAATATGAGTCAGTTTAACAATATTGGTAGCAATGTACCTGGTTCACTTGATATTAAGTCGCACTTTGGTGGTGTTTCTGATAATGCAAATACAGCTGCTGCAGCTTTGGCAAAACTGAGGGCAGCAAATGGGCAAGGGCAAACCTTAATGGGTGGATATCAATATCTGAGAAACATTGGTGGAATTTCAAGCCAGCCACCAAATCTTCAAGACATGGCATTTCTCTTAACCAACCAGCAGTTCTGGCGGTATCAGCAGCTGCAGCAGTATCCGCCACAGCAGCATCAGCAGCAGCAACTAGGACTGATATCAGTTCTCCAGCCAACAGAAGTGAATAGCTCAGTTGATGAATACATGGGTTTacctcaaactcaagttcacTCCATAAGCTCACTACAACTGAACTCTGGGGCAACTCTGAGGCAGTTTAACAGGAATATGATGTTTGCTCCAGAAAGCTCAGAGCTGAGCACACGAGCACACAGCAGCTCTGTGGCCAACAGCAGCTCTGGCAAGTCAAGTAATTTGTCTGTTTTTTCAAAGGACAAGGGCGTATACAGATCTTCCAGACCCTGA